A stretch of Lagopus muta isolate bLagMut1 chromosome 9, bLagMut1 primary, whole genome shotgun sequence DNA encodes these proteins:
- the KLHL30 gene encoding kelch-like protein 30 isoform X1, protein MVRNVDDFDFCLPSHAQGVLEGLQRLRTHPKLSDVTLLAGGREFPCHRGVLALCSHYFHAMFSGDFAESIAARVELKEVDPGALETLLDFAYTGKVTINQGNVEGLMRTSSQLHFPTIQQVCSRYLRQQMDATNCLGICEFGESHGCPEVSSKAWSFLQENFEAVSQQEEFLQLSKERLAVYLSNEQLQVQEEQSVAEAVLRWVRYDPGQRAQFLPELLELARLVSLPDHYLQNLLAAEPLVRDSAASQALVARSRAMLSATGTVPTPPKAAPPQKLEEVLVVVGGRVLEESEDEEGGLETPATPRNFAFYNPKTRRWMALPDFPDYNKWGFSLVALNNDVYVTGGSRGSRNDTWSTTQAWRFCPKDGVWTAITSMLRARTNHTSAVLNGEIYVLGGTTVEVVEVERYDPYNQSWAAISPALKYVSNFAAAGCLGKLYLVGSCAVKYNALTLQCYNPVRDAWSVITSPFIPKYLSAPRCATLHGLIYLIGDNTKKVHVYDPEANIWQKVQLLHTLHENGGMVPLGDRLFVTGGHWKGMDGDYRVEMEVYDCTKDRWVREGSLPCLWLFHSSSSIFMDTSKWTEAFPGDQGW, encoded by the exons ATGGTGCGCAACGTGGACGACTTTGACTTCTGCCTGCCGTCGCACGCGCAGGGCgtgctggaggggctgcagcGGCTGCGCACCCACCCCAAGCTGTCGGACGTGACGCTGCTGGCGGGCGGACGGGAGTTCCCCTGCCACCGCGGCGTGCTGGCGCTCTGCAGCCATTACTTCCACGCCATGTTCTCCGGGGACTTCGCCGAGAGCATCGCGGCGCGTGTGGAGCTGAAGGAGGTGGACCCCGGCGCGCTGGAGACGCTGCTGGACTTCGCCTACACGGGGAAGGTGACCATCAACCAGGGCAACGTGGAGGGGCTGATGCGCACCTCCAGCCAGCTGCACTTCCCCACCATCCAGCAGGTGTGCAGCCGCTACCTGCGGCAGCAGATGGACGCCACCAACTGCCTGGGGATCTGTGAGTTTGGCGAGAGCCACGGCTGCCCCGAGGTGTCCTCCAAGGCCTGGTCCTTCTTGCAGGAGAACTTTGAGGCTGTTTCTCAGCAGGAGGAGTTCCTCCAGCTCTCCAAGGAGAGGTTGGCCGTCTACCTCTCCAACGAGCAGCTGCAGGTGCAGGAAGAGCAGAGCGTGGCCGAAGCCGTGCTGCGCTGGGTGCGCTACGACCCGGGGCAGAGGGCCCAATTcctgcctgagctgctggagctggctcGCCTGGTCTCGCTGCCTGACCACTACCTGCAGAACCTGCTTGCCGCCGAACCCCTCGTCCGTGACTCGGCCGCCAGCCAGGCCTTGGTGGCCCGCTCCCGTGCCATGCTCAGTGCCACTGGCACTGTCCCCACGCCGCCAAAGGCAGCCCCACCACAGAAACTGGAggaggtgctggtggtggtgggtggCCGCGTGCTGGAGGAgagtgaggatgaggaggggggGCTGGAAACGCCAGCCACCCCCAGGAACTTCGCCTTCTACAACCCCAAAACGC GGCGGTGGATGGCTCTGCCCGACTTCCCTGACTACAACAAGTGGGGCTTCTCTCTGGTGGCACTGAACAATGACGTCTATGTCACTG GTGGTTCCCGGGGGTCCCGGAATGACACGTGGTCAACAACGCAGGCCTGGCGCTTCTGCCCCAAGGATGGTGTCTGGACAGCCATCACCTCCATGCTGCGAGCGCGGACCAACCACACCAGCGCCGTCCTCAACGGCGAGATCTACGTCCTCGGGG GGACGAcggtggaggtggtggaggtggagcGCTACGACCCCTACAACCAGAGCTGGGCAGCCATCAGCCCAGCCCTCAAATATGTCAGCAACTTCGCCGCCGCTGGCTGCCTGGGCAAGCTGTACCTGGTGGGCTCCTGCGCCGTCAAATACAACGCGCTCACCCTGCAGTGCTACAACCCTGTGCGAG ATGCATGGAGCGTGATCACGTCCCCATTCATCCCCAAGTACCTGTCGGCCCCGCGCTGCGCCACCCTGCACGGCCTCATCTACCTCATCGGGGACAACACCAAGAAGGTCCACGTCTACGACCCAGAGGCCAACATCTGGCAGAAG gtgcagctcctgcacacGCTGCATGAGAACGGCGGGATGGTGCCGCTGGGAGATCGGCTCTTCGTCACCGGCGGCCACTGGAAGGGCATGGATGGGGATTACCGGGTGGAGATGGAGGTGTACGACTGCACCAAGGACCGCTGGGTGCGGGAGGGCTCGCTGCCCTGCCTCTGGCTCTTCcacagctcctcctccatcttcATGGATACCTCCAAGTGGACTGAGGCTTTCCCAGGGGACCAGGGGTGGTAG
- the KLHL30 gene encoding kelch-like protein 30 isoform X2 yields the protein MVRNVDDFDFCLPSHAQGVLEGLQRLRTHPKLSDVTLLAGGREFPCHRGVLALCSHYFHAMFSGDFAESIAARVELKEVDPGALETLLDFAYTGKVTINQGNVEGLMRTSSQLHFPTIQQENFEAVSQQEEFLQLSKERLAVYLSNEQLQVQEEQSVAEAVLRWVRYDPGQRAQFLPELLELARLVSLPDHYLQNLLAAEPLVRDSAASQALVARSRAMLSATGTVPTPPKAAPPQKLEEVLVVVGGRVLEESEDEEGGLETPATPRNFAFYNPKTRRWMALPDFPDYNKWGFSLVALNNDVYVTGGSRGSRNDTWSTTQAWRFCPKDGVWTAITSMLRARTNHTSAVLNGEIYVLGGTTVEVVEVERYDPYNQSWAAISPALKYVSNFAAAGCLGKLYLVGSCAVKYNALTLQCYNPVRDAWSVITSPFIPKYLSAPRCATLHGLIYLIGDNTKKVHVYDPEANIWQKVQLLHTLHENGGMVPLGDRLFVTGGHWKGMDGDYRVEMEVYDCTKDRWVREGSLPCLWLFHSSSSIFMDTSKWTEAFPGDQGW from the exons ATGGTGCGCAACGTGGACGACTTTGACTTCTGCCTGCCGTCGCACGCGCAGGGCgtgctggaggggctgcagcGGCTGCGCACCCACCCCAAGCTGTCGGACGTGACGCTGCTGGCGGGCGGACGGGAGTTCCCCTGCCACCGCGGCGTGCTGGCGCTCTGCAGCCATTACTTCCACGCCATGTTCTCCGGGGACTTCGCCGAGAGCATCGCGGCGCGTGTGGAGCTGAAGGAGGTGGACCCCGGCGCGCTGGAGACGCTGCTGGACTTCGCCTACACGGGGAAGGTGACCATCAACCAGGGCAACGTGGAGGGGCTGATGCGCACCTCCAGCCAGCTGCACTTCCCCACCATCCAGCAG GAGAACTTTGAGGCTGTTTCTCAGCAGGAGGAGTTCCTCCAGCTCTCCAAGGAGAGGTTGGCCGTCTACCTCTCCAACGAGCAGCTGCAGGTGCAGGAAGAGCAGAGCGTGGCCGAAGCCGTGCTGCGCTGGGTGCGCTACGACCCGGGGCAGAGGGCCCAATTcctgcctgagctgctggagctggctcGCCTGGTCTCGCTGCCTGACCACTACCTGCAGAACCTGCTTGCCGCCGAACCCCTCGTCCGTGACTCGGCCGCCAGCCAGGCCTTGGTGGCCCGCTCCCGTGCCATGCTCAGTGCCACTGGCACTGTCCCCACGCCGCCAAAGGCAGCCCCACCACAGAAACTGGAggaggtgctggtggtggtgggtggCCGCGTGCTGGAGGAgagtgaggatgaggaggggggGCTGGAAACGCCAGCCACCCCCAGGAACTTCGCCTTCTACAACCCCAAAACGC GGCGGTGGATGGCTCTGCCCGACTTCCCTGACTACAACAAGTGGGGCTTCTCTCTGGTGGCACTGAACAATGACGTCTATGTCACTG GTGGTTCCCGGGGGTCCCGGAATGACACGTGGTCAACAACGCAGGCCTGGCGCTTCTGCCCCAAGGATGGTGTCTGGACAGCCATCACCTCCATGCTGCGAGCGCGGACCAACCACACCAGCGCCGTCCTCAACGGCGAGATCTACGTCCTCGGGG GGACGAcggtggaggtggtggaggtggagcGCTACGACCCCTACAACCAGAGCTGGGCAGCCATCAGCCCAGCCCTCAAATATGTCAGCAACTTCGCCGCCGCTGGCTGCCTGGGCAAGCTGTACCTGGTGGGCTCCTGCGCCGTCAAATACAACGCGCTCACCCTGCAGTGCTACAACCCTGTGCGAG ATGCATGGAGCGTGATCACGTCCCCATTCATCCCCAAGTACCTGTCGGCCCCGCGCTGCGCCACCCTGCACGGCCTCATCTACCTCATCGGGGACAACACCAAGAAGGTCCACGTCTACGACCCAGAGGCCAACATCTGGCAGAAG gtgcagctcctgcacacGCTGCATGAGAACGGCGGGATGGTGCCGCTGGGAGATCGGCTCTTCGTCACCGGCGGCCACTGGAAGGGCATGGATGGGGATTACCGGGTGGAGATGGAGGTGTACGACTGCACCAAGGACCGCTGGGTGCGGGAGGGCTCGCTGCCCTGCCTCTGGCTCTTCcacagctcctcctccatcttcATGGATACCTCCAAGTGGACTGAGGCTTTCCCAGGGGACCAGGGGTGGTAG
- the KLHL30 gene encoding kelch-like protein 30 isoform X3: MVRNVDDFDFCLPSHAQGVLEGLQRLRTHPKLSDVTLLAGGREFPCHRGVLALCSHYFHAMFSGDFAESIAARVELKEVDPGALETLLDFAYTGKVTINQGNVEGLMRTSSQLHFPTIQQVCSRYLRQQMDATNCLGICEFGESHGCPEVSSKAWSFLQENFEAVSQQEEFLQLSKERLAVYLSNEQLQVQEEQSVAEAVLRWVRYDPGQRAQFLPELLELARLVSLPDHYLQNLLAAEPLVRDSAASQALVARSRAMLSATGTVPTPPKAAPPQKLEEVLVVVGGRVLEESEDEEGGLETPATPRNFAFYNPKTRRWMALPDFPDYNKWGFSLVALNNDVYVTGGSRGSRNDTWSTTQAWRFCPKDGVWTAITSMLRARTNHTSAVLNGEIYVLGGTTVEVVEVERYDPYNQSWAAISPALKYVSNFAAAGCLGKLYLVGSCAVKYNALTLQCYNPVRVPVGPALRHPARPHLPHRGQHQEGPRLRPRGQHLAEGAAPAHAA; encoded by the exons ATGGTGCGCAACGTGGACGACTTTGACTTCTGCCTGCCGTCGCACGCGCAGGGCgtgctggaggggctgcagcGGCTGCGCACCCACCCCAAGCTGTCGGACGTGACGCTGCTGGCGGGCGGACGGGAGTTCCCCTGCCACCGCGGCGTGCTGGCGCTCTGCAGCCATTACTTCCACGCCATGTTCTCCGGGGACTTCGCCGAGAGCATCGCGGCGCGTGTGGAGCTGAAGGAGGTGGACCCCGGCGCGCTGGAGACGCTGCTGGACTTCGCCTACACGGGGAAGGTGACCATCAACCAGGGCAACGTGGAGGGGCTGATGCGCACCTCCAGCCAGCTGCACTTCCCCACCATCCAGCAGGTGTGCAGCCGCTACCTGCGGCAGCAGATGGACGCCACCAACTGCCTGGGGATCTGTGAGTTTGGCGAGAGCCACGGCTGCCCCGAGGTGTCCTCCAAGGCCTGGTCCTTCTTGCAGGAGAACTTTGAGGCTGTTTCTCAGCAGGAGGAGTTCCTCCAGCTCTCCAAGGAGAGGTTGGCCGTCTACCTCTCCAACGAGCAGCTGCAGGTGCAGGAAGAGCAGAGCGTGGCCGAAGCCGTGCTGCGCTGGGTGCGCTACGACCCGGGGCAGAGGGCCCAATTcctgcctgagctgctggagctggctcGCCTGGTCTCGCTGCCTGACCACTACCTGCAGAACCTGCTTGCCGCCGAACCCCTCGTCCGTGACTCGGCCGCCAGCCAGGCCTTGGTGGCCCGCTCCCGTGCCATGCTCAGTGCCACTGGCACTGTCCCCACGCCGCCAAAGGCAGCCCCACCACAGAAACTGGAggaggtgctggtggtggtgggtggCCGCGTGCTGGAGGAgagtgaggatgaggaggggggGCTGGAAACGCCAGCCACCCCCAGGAACTTCGCCTTCTACAACCCCAAAACGC GGCGGTGGATGGCTCTGCCCGACTTCCCTGACTACAACAAGTGGGGCTTCTCTCTGGTGGCACTGAACAATGACGTCTATGTCACTG GTGGTTCCCGGGGGTCCCGGAATGACACGTGGTCAACAACGCAGGCCTGGCGCTTCTGCCCCAAGGATGGTGTCTGGACAGCCATCACCTCCATGCTGCGAGCGCGGACCAACCACACCAGCGCCGTCCTCAACGGCGAGATCTACGTCCTCGGGG GGACGAcggtggaggtggtggaggtggagcGCTACGACCCCTACAACCAGAGCTGGGCAGCCATCAGCCCAGCCCTCAAATATGTCAGCAACTTCGCCGCCGCTGGCTGCCTGGGCAAGCTGTACCTGGTGGGCTCCTGCGCCGTCAAATACAACGCGCTCACCCTGCAGTGCTACAACCCTGTGCGAG TACCTGTCGGCCCCGCGCTGCGCCACCCTGCACGGCCTCATCTACCTCATCGGGGACAACACCAAGAAGGTCCACGTCTACGACCCAGAGGCCAACATCTGGCAGAAG gtgcagctcctgcacacGCTGCATGA
- the ESPNL gene encoding espin-like protein, with protein MSPYPCPHKVPDTRVMQPNEPPLPELKLRRPVQRGRIPAPFMDPVRHRTAPPSRTRVPALPLCTRQARGNRAAAQGTAAGPAAPWKDPHGTTAVDPLDVDALVPTHDEQGRAIPEWKRQVMVRRLRARLADEVPVCDQVGPGCGWDTAGSRVSLHPDGFLPQEPGAWRFSPSHEAVLGPFGELLTEADLQQLERAVESLRLRRRGEAYQDELQRLAQELRTLLPSPLLSITVHSPPPAPGQPLPLWCGRLAGVVGSLEALLAKAEVARGSPVPAPPPAPLPAAPRTPSGSVAQREIRQCGVSVSSLRGAFERHGGGESETAAVVEAASDSGISCEEAPSEGSGSPVPESAGLRKERIVLLFLSHWKRSAGGLNAWAAACRALQAQRERAGAPGEEQAGRRGRLSRQCSAIQQLLGSWRDVAACPPPPLPPAAGSPRAPLSPEQFVRRADGTPADYDSLTLELFMLGYFRILERELPPEERRGRHLLCFEVFDHLGRHGWDTARAFHRAVTDEIAAGRRGWGDGFEDIKERFFGTAKGTAWRAGGAGGSPPQSAARRGRSSQEEICRCIDRSFAFWKEKEAEIFSFEE; from the coding sequence ATGTCCCCATACCCCTGTCCCCACAAGGTCCCAGACACGAGGGTGATGCAGCCCAACGAGCCACCGCTGCCTGAGCTGAAGCTCCGCAGACCCGTACAGCGGGGCAGGATCCCGGCGCCCTTCATGGACCCGGTACGTCACCGCACCGCTCCGCCATCCCGTACTCGTGTCCCTGCCCTTCCCCTTTGCACCAGGCAGGCCCGGGGGAACcgtgctgctgcacagggcacGGCAGCAGGGCCGGCAGCACCCTGGAAAGACCCCCATGGCACCACCGCAGTGGACCCTCTGGATGTGGACGCCTTGGTGCCCACGCATGACGAGCAGGGCCGTGCCATCCCTGAGTGGAAGCGGCAGGTGATGGTGCGGCGGCTGCGGGCACGGCTGGCGGATGAGGTGCCCGTGTGTGATCAGGTAGGGCCGGGCTGTGGGTGGGACACAGCTGGGTCCCGCGTGTCTCTGCATCCTGATGGCTTCCTGCCGCAGGAGCCGGGCGCCTGGCGTTTCTCACCGTCCCACGAGGCCGTGCTGGGCCCATTTGGTGAGCTGCTGACCGAGGCTGACCTACAACAGCTGGAGAGGGCGGTGGAAAGCCTGCGGCTGCGGCGCCGAGGAGAGGCCTATCAGGACGAGCTGCAGCGCCTGGCGCAAGAGCTGCGCACCTTGCTGCCCTCCCCCCTGCTCAGCATCACCGTCCACAGCCCTCCTCCCGCCCCAGGGCAGCCCTTGCCGCTCTGGTGCGGCCGCCTGGCCGGTGTGGTAGGCAGCCTGGAAGCGCTGTTGGCCAAGGCCGAGGTGGCGCGTGGCAGCCCCGTGCCTGCCCCGCCGCCCGCAccgctccctgcagccccgCGGACGCCGTCGGGCAGCGTGGCACAGCGGGAGATCCGGCAGTGCGGGGTGAGCGTGAGCAGCCTGCGCGGGGCCTTCGAGCGGCACGGCGGCGGGGAGAGCGAGACCGCAGCGGTGGTGGAGGCCGCCAGCGACTCGGGGATCAGCTGCGAGGAAGCGCCGTCGGAAGGCAGCGGCTCACCGGTGCCCGAGTCAGCCGGCCTGCGCAAGGAGCGCATCGTGCTGCTCTTCCTCAGCCATTGGAAGCGCTCGGCCGGAGGCCTCAACGCTTGGGCTGCGGCGTGCCGGGCGCTGCAGGCTCAGAGGGAGAGAGCGGGCGCTCCGGGCGAGGAGCAGGCGGGCAGGAGGGGCCGCCTGTCGCGGCAGTGCAGCGccatccagcagctcctgggcagCTGGAGGGACGTGGCCGCCTGCCCCCCGCCGCCGCTGCCCCCCGCTGCGGGCAGCCCTCGTGCCCCGCTGTCCCCCGAGCAGTTTGTGCGGCGCGCCGACGGGACGCCGGCCGACTACGACAGCCTGACGCTGGAGCTCTTCATGCTGGGCTACTTCCGCATCCTGGAGCGGGAGCTGCCCCCCGAGGAGCGCCGCGGCCGCCACCTGCTCTGCTTCGAGGTGTTCGACCACCTGGGCCGGCACGGCTGGGACACAGCGCGCGCCTTCCACCGCGCCGTCACCGACGAGATCGCGGCCGGCCGGCGGGGCTGGGGGGACGGCTTCGAGGACATCAAGGAGCGCTTCTTCGGCACCGCCAAGGGCACGGCCTGGAGagcggggggagcggggggcAGCCCCCCGCAGAGCGCAGCCCGCCGTGGCCgcagcagccaggaggagaTCTGCAGGTGCATCGACCGCAGCTTCGCCTtctggaaggagaaggaggccGAGATCTTCAGCTTCGAGGAGTGA